One stretch of Gemmatimonadota bacterium DNA includes these proteins:
- a CDS encoding C-terminal binding protein — MKILVTDYAWANLDVEKSVLSEIGAELIPAPNGEEGTLVQLAQGCCGIMTCWAQTTRAVIASALPDLKIIVRYGVGLDNIDVAYATKQGIPVANVPDYCFIDVAEQTMALLLGLSHKVAQFDRLIRSGTWDIQAGLPLRRLTGQVLGLIGFGQIARQVVPRARAFGLHVLAYSRSLTPEQARACGVEFADLDTLLRTSDFVSLHCPSTDETRGLINADNLAKMKPTACLINTSRGDIIDEAALLAALKNNTLAGAALDVRCQEPPETEDRLIHTDRVIHSPHSAFYSEESLVELQKKAAWEARRVLTGKAPVHLVNSEIDE; from the coding sequence GTGAAAATTCTGGTGACAGATTATGCCTGGGCAAATTTAGACGTCGAAAAAAGTGTCCTGAGTGAAATCGGTGCCGAACTCATTCCCGCACCCAATGGCGAAGAAGGAACACTTGTCCAATTGGCGCAGGGGTGCTGTGGCATCATGACCTGCTGGGCGCAAACAACGCGCGCGGTTATCGCATCTGCATTGCCCGATCTGAAAATAATCGTGCGATACGGCGTAGGACTGGACAATATCGATGTAGCCTATGCAACCAAACAGGGCATTCCCGTAGCCAATGTACCCGATTATTGTTTTATCGACGTAGCCGAGCAAACCATGGCCCTGCTATTGGGGCTTTCGCACAAAGTCGCGCAATTTGATCGGCTCATTCGCAGCGGCACCTGGGATATCCAGGCCGGCTTGCCCCTGCGGCGTTTAACGGGACAGGTACTCGGCTTGATTGGCTTTGGGCAAATCGCGCGCCAGGTCGTTCCCCGCGCCCGGGCTTTTGGGCTACATGTGTTGGCCTACTCGCGGTCTTTGACACCGGAACAAGCGCGCGCCTGTGGCGTCGAATTCGCGGATCTGGACACCCTGCTTCGCACATCGGATTTCGTATCGCTTCACTGCCCATCTACCGATGAAACGCGAGGCTTGATCAATGCCGATAATCTCGCAAAAATGAAGCCAACAGCGTGTTTGATCAACACATCGCGGGGCGATATTATCGATGAAGCAGCACTCCTCGCGGCACTGAAAAATAACACCCTTGCGGGTGCTGCCCTCGACGTGCGGTGCCAGGAACCGCCCGAAACAGAAGATCGTTTAATCCACACAGATCGGGTAATTCACAGCCCGCACTCGGCTTTTTATTCCGAAGAATCGCTCGTTGAATTGCAAAAAAAAGCCGCCTGGGAAGCGCGGCGAGTCCTGACGGGAAAAGCACCCGTACATCTGGTCAACTCGGAAATAGACGAATAG
- a CDS encoding M20/M25/M40 family metallo-hydrolase, with protein sequence MTIDWHHIEKEVTNFLQHLIRCNTTNPPGNEILCANYIADILKREGIDPTITESEPGRGNVTARLKGGNAPALMLLGHTDVVAVEPDKWSRDPFGGELHNGYIWGRGALDMKNMVAAELMVFLLLKRQGITLNRDVIYAATADEEAGRGNHGIGWLIDHHPEQVNAKYVLTEGGGGDFYVNGKHFYTCQTGQKGIFRFRLKAKGRPGHGSRPHRDNAVVKLSRAIAALGQAKLLMHPSKTLRAFLEGIAATQDDETAQQLRRVLDETDSENALQKLPLAPDMIASLRALLHNTVSPTILEAGNKINVIPAEATARIDGRLAPGQTDKSFEAEIRTSIGDEIDLIVDQYSPPLEASTDSPLYETIVHVMAERDPDATVVPALMTGGTDAKHICPRWPHVQVYGFMPHRQVQEEKEMNLIHGHNERISVENLVFATRILYDIVMRFCQSSPGDNA encoded by the coding sequence ATGACCATAGACTGGCACCACATCGAAAAAGAAGTAACGAATTTCTTACAGCACCTGATTCGGTGTAACACGACCAATCCCCCCGGCAATGAAATCCTGTGTGCAAATTATATTGCCGATATATTGAAGCGCGAGGGCATTGACCCCACGATCACAGAATCAGAACCCGGACGCGGAAATGTCACAGCGCGCTTAAAAGGTGGAAACGCACCCGCGCTCATGCTATTGGGACATACAGATGTCGTCGCCGTAGAACCCGATAAATGGTCGCGCGACCCCTTTGGGGGAGAATTGCACAACGGCTATATCTGGGGGCGCGGCGCACTGGACATGAAAAACATGGTCGCGGCAGAACTCATGGTCTTCTTGCTCTTAAAACGACAGGGCATAACCCTAAACCGCGACGTAATCTATGCGGCAACCGCAGATGAAGAAGCGGGCAGAGGAAACCACGGCATTGGTTGGCTCATCGATCACCATCCCGAACAAGTCAATGCAAAATACGTATTGACGGAAGGTGGAGGCGGTGATTTTTATGTAAATGGAAAACACTTTTATACGTGCCAAACGGGACAAAAGGGCATTTTTCGCTTTCGCCTGAAAGCAAAAGGACGCCCAGGACACGGCTCCCGTCCACACCGCGACAATGCAGTCGTCAAACTCAGCCGCGCCATTGCTGCTTTGGGACAGGCAAAACTTCTAATGCACCCCTCTAAAACACTGCGCGCGTTTTTAGAAGGCATAGCAGCGACACAGGACGATGAGACCGCACAACAGTTGCGCCGCGTACTCGATGAGACAGACAGCGAGAACGCATTGCAAAAGCTGCCCCTCGCGCCAGATATGATCGCCTCACTGCGCGCCCTATTGCACAATACAGTCTCTCCAACAATCCTCGAAGCGGGCAACAAAATCAATGTCATCCCCGCTGAAGCAACTGCGCGGATCGATGGTCGGCTCGCGCCCGGTCAGACCGACAAAAGCTTTGAAGCCGAAATTCGAACCTCGATTGGCGATGAAATCGACCTCATCGTAGATCAATACAGCCCACCTTTAGAAGCCAGTACAGATTCGCCCCTATATGAAACCATCGTCCATGTAATGGCAGAACGAGACCCAGACGCCACCGTAGTCCCCGCGCTGATGACCGGAGGCACAGACGCCAAGCATATTTGCCCCCGCTGGCCCCATGTACAGGTTTACGGATTTATGCCCCACCGACAGGTGCAGGAAGAAAAAGAAATGAATCTGATACACGGTCATAACGAACGCATCTCAGTCGAAAACCTCGTCTTTGCAACGCGCATTTTATACGATATTGTAATGCGATTTTGCCAATCCTCACCGGGAGATAACGCGTGA